GAGTTATCATGATAAAATAGATGCTATTTTTATTACACATGAACATAATGATCATATAGGTGGATTAGATGATATAAAATATATTTTTTTTACAATGAATAATTCTATCCATTTTTATGGATTACGTAGAGTTTTAGAAACTATAAAAAAAAGATTTTTTTATATTTTTACAAAAAAAAATTATAAATCAAAAATATTTTTACATGAATTAGATGATTGTATCAATTTTTTTTTTATAGAAAATTTTAAAATTTTTCCTCTATTAATATGGCATGGGAATCTTCCAATTTTAGGTTTTCGTATAGAAAATTTTGCATATATTACAGATGCTAGTAATATACCTATTCAAACAATTCAAAAATTAAAAGGATTAGATATTTTAATTTTAAATGTTTTAAAAAAAGGATCAAAATATACTTCTCATTTTGCTATTTTAGAATCTTTAAATGTAATCCAAAAAATTTGTCCTAAAAAAACATATTTAACACACATTAGTCATATATTAGGATTTCATGAAGAAATTGAAATACAATTACCAAAAAATGTTTATTTAGCTTATGATGGTTTAATCATATATATATAACATTTTTATAAAAATATAAAAAATTGATTTTAAAATATAATTTAATAAAATAATTCGTTTTTATATTAAAAAAATAATTAATATAATATGCAATCGTTAAAAAAATTTTTTTTCTCTACTAAAATAACTTCTTTTTTATTTTTATTATTTGCCATATCTATGGCTATAGCTACTTTTTTAGAAAAAAAATATTCAACAAATGTTGCTAAAATATTCATTTATGAATCTATTTGGTTTGAATTTGTAATGTTATTAATTGTAATAAATTTAATGGGAAATATATGGAAATATAAATTATGGAATTATCATAAAATTCCTCTTTTTATTTTTCATTTATCATTTATATTTCTTTTTATAGGAGGAATTTTTTCTAGATATTATAGTTTTGAAGGTATTATGTCTATAAGAGAAGGAGAAATCAATAAAAAAATTATTTCTAGAAAAAATTATATTAAATTAAAAATTAATCAAGGTAATTATACTACATATTATCATGATCATTATATTATTTCCCCTTATCATAAAAAATATCAAAAAAAATTTTATTTTAATAATAATCCTTTAGAAATAAAAATTATAGATTATATTCCTTGTGCTAAGGTTATACTTTCTAAAAGAAAAAAAGAAAATAAATTTATTAAAATTATTTCAAATAATAAAATAGGTCGAATCGAAAATTTTATTCAAAATGGCAATATTTTAAAAATAAATGGTATAATATTTTCTTTAAATAAAGAAATACCTTTTGGTATAAAAATTTTTGAAAAAAAAAATAAATTATTTTTTAAATCTTCTTATTCAGGAGAATATATAAATATGATTAATAGAAAAACTAATTTTTTATTAAAGGATACATCTTATATTTTAAGAAAAAAATATTTATATCGAATAAAAACAGATCATGGTATGATTCATTGGGTTATTCCTGAAGGAATTATTAAAGGAAAATTAGAATATATTCAATCATGTGAAAAAGATGAAGATAATAATAATAATTTATTAAATGCTATTACAGTAAAAATATCTTTTTTGAATCAATCTAAATTTGTAACATTTTTAGGAGGAAAAAATACATTAAAAATGAGTGATTCCTTATTATTTAAAGATTGTAAAATATCTATTGGATATGGATCTATTTTTTTTAATCTTCCTTTTTTATTACGATTAAATAATTTTAAAATAAAAAATTATCCAGGATCTGGGTTTCCTTCATCTTTTATGAGTGATATTACACTTATAGATAAAGATAAAAGAAAAAATTATTTGATTTATATGAATAATGTTTTAAATTATAAGGGATATAGATTTTTTCAATCTGGATATGATCCAGATGGAAAAGGAACTTATTTTTCTGTTAATAATGATTATTTAGGAACTTATTTTTCTTATATAGGTTATATTTTTATGAGTATAGGTATGTTGATGACTTTATTTTGGAAAGGGACTAGATTTCATTATTTAATAAATAAATTAAAAAATTTATATAAAAACAATTATATAATATTATTTTTTATATTATTATTTTTTTTAGGAAATAATTATGTTTCTTTTGCTCAAATACATAATCTTAAAAAAGATTCATTAAAAAATATTTCTGAAGCTATTCATATTCCAAAAAAACATAGTGAAAACTTTGGTCGTTTATTAGTACAAGATAATAAAGGAAGAATAAAACCGATTAATACTATAGCTATTGAACTTCTTAGAAGAATATATAAAAAAAATTATTTAGAGAATTTAGATGCTAATCAATGGTTTATATCTATTCTTCAAGATAATATATTTTGGACAAAAATTCCTTTTATTAAAGTAGATAAAAAAGGAGGATATAAATTTTTAAATAAAGTTAAAGCAAATAAAGAATGTTATGTATCTCTGATAGATCTTTATACTTTAGATATAAAAACATCAAGTTTAAAATTTATTCTTCAAAAAGATTATGAAAAAGCTTTTTCTAAAAATCCAATACAAAGAAATGAATATGATAAATCCGTACTGAGACTTAGTGAATGTGTAGGAATTATTCATGAAATTTTTCAGGGAAAATATCTTCGTATATTTCCTATACCAAATGATGTCAATAATACTTGGTCTAGTTGGATGATATCAGATTCAAATAAATTCAATTATTCTGGTTTATCTATGTATAATAATTATTTAAAATCTTTATTATATGCTCAAAATGAAAAAAATTGGAGTATAGCAGATCATGAAATAGAAAAAATACGACTTTATCAAAAAAAATATGCAAAAGATATTTTACCTTCAGAAAATAAAATATCTATAGAAATTATTTATAATAAATTAAACATATTTAATTTATTATCTTTTTTATATGCTTATTTAGGAATATTTATTATTATTAATTCTTTTTTTCAAATTTTTTTCAAAAAAAAATATTTAAATTTTTTATCTAAAATATTTTTTCTAATTTCATTATTATTATTTTTTTTAAATTTTTTAGGTCTAATTTTTAGATGGTATATTTCAGAACACGCTCCATGGACTAATGGATATGAATCAGCTATTTTTATTAGTTTTTGTTTAGTAGGAATAGGTTTTCTATTTTATAGAAATCGATTTGTTTTAGGAATAACAATTTTAATAGCATCTATTTTATTAATGATATCGAATAAAATGGATCCAGAAATAACAAACTTAGTACCAGTTTTAAAATCTCACTGGTTGATTATACATGTAGCAACAATAACAACAAGTTATGGTTTTTTTTTTACAGGATCTTTTTTAGGATTTTTTGTATTACTTTTATATATATTAAAAGCATATCTTCGTTTTTATAGAAAAAAAATTCAAAATCATATTGAAAAATTAACTATTATTAATGAAATGTGTCTTATTATAGGTATTTTTTTATTAACAATAGGAACTTTTTTAGGATCTGTTTGGGCAAATAACAGTTGGGGACGATATTGGAGCTGGGATCCAAAAGAAACTTGGGCTTTAATTAGTATTATGATTTATGCATTTGTATTACATATTCGTTTAATACCATCTATGAAAAATATATTTATTTTTAATTTTTATAGTATTATTTCAATAAGTTCTATTATAATGACTTATTTTGGTGTAAATTATTATTTATCTGGGTTGCATTCTTATGCAAAAGAAGATCCTATATCTGTTCCTTATTGGATATATTATAGTTTAATAATCTTGTTTATTGTAACAAGTTTTGCTTATTATTCTGAAAAATTTCATAACATTACGAAAAAATAAATAAACAGTGAATTTTCATTTATCTTTTTTTAAAAAAACAAAAAAGAAAAATTTGAAAAAAAAAGAAAGTACTTTATTTAGAGATGCATTTGGCAATTTACATTTTATAAAACGTTTTCTAATTTTTACTTTTGGTTGTATTTCTTATAATCGTTATAATGGATTTAATAAATTACAATTAAAAGGAACGGAGTATATTAAAGATTTACCTGATAAAAAAGTTCTATTTGTTTCAAATCATCAAACATATTTTGCAGATATTTTTGCTATGTTTCATGTATTTTGTAGTGTGAAAAATGGATTTATTAATAGTATAAAAAATCCTATTTATCTTTTAAATCCAAAAGTAAATTTATATTATGTAGCAGCTCAAGAAACTATGAATAAAGGTTTTTTAACAAAATTATTTATTTATTCTGGAGGAATAACTGTAAAAAGAACATGGAGAGAAGGAAATAAAAAAGTAAATCGTACCGTAAATATATCTGAAATAACTCGTATGGGTATAGCTATTAATGATGGATGGTTAATTACTTTTCCACAAGGAACTACTAAAGAATTTGCCCCTGGAAGAAGAGGAATTGTTCATGTAATTAGAAAATACAATCCTATTGTTGTTCCTATTGTAATAGATGGATTTCAAAAAGCTTATGATAAAAAAGGAATTCAAATTAAAAAAAAAGGTGTTTTACAAAAAATGAAATTTAAAAAACCTATTCCATTAAATTTAAAAAAAGATACTACTGAAAATATTATGGAAAAAATTATGGATGCTATAGAACAATCTCCTAAATATTATAGAAAAAAAAATTCATAAATACATAAATAAATGATATGAAATATCAATCAGTAAAAGATACTTTTCTTAATTTTTTTCAAAAAAAAAAACATAAAATTATTCCTTCTTTTCCTATTTATTCAAAAAATGATCCAACACTTTTTTTTATTAATGCAGGAATGAATCCTTTTAAGGATTATTTTTTAGGACATGTTAAACCAAACCATTCAAGAATAGTTAATATTCAAAAATGTTTGAGAGTAACTGGAAAACATAATGATTTAGAAAATGTAGGATATGATAATTATCATCATACCATGTTTGAAATGTTAGGAAATTGGTCTTTTGGAGATTATTCTAGGAAAGAAGCAATAGAATGGGCATGGGAATTATTAATTACAGTATATAATATACCAAAAAAAAATATTTATATATCAATTTTTACTGGAGACGAAAAAGAAGGATTATCCATGGATAATGAAACTTTTCAATATTGGAAAAATTTCGTTAATAAAGATAATATTCTTTTTTTTGGAAAAAAAGAAAATTTTTGGGAAATGGGATTAACAGGTCCTTGTGGACCTTGTTCCGAAATTCATATAGATTTACGTAATGAAAAAGAAAAAAAAATTTTACATGGAAAATATCTCATTAATAAAAAACATCCAAAAGTTATAGAGATTTGGAATCTTGTTTTTATAGAATATTTACGTAAATCAGATGGAAAATTAGAAAAACTTCCTATAAAACATATTGATACAGGAATGGGATTAGAAAGATTATGTACAGTATTGCAAGGAAAATTTTCTAGTTATGAAACTGATATTTTTTATCCAATTATTCAAAATATAAAAGAATCTTTGGGAAAAATTTATAAAAAAGATTTTCATCAAAAAGTATCTATACATATAATAGCAGATCATTTAAGATCTATTGTTTTTTCTATATCAGATGGTGTATTACCATCAAATAATGGATCTGGTTATATTATAAGAAAAATTCTTAGAAGAACTGTAATTTATGTAAATCGTTTTTTCTATAAAAAAGAACCTTTTATTTATCAATTTGTAGATTCTTTAGTAAAAAGAATGAAAAATTCTTTTCCAGAATTAGAAAAAAAAAAAGAATATATAAAAAATGTTATTCAAGAAGAAGAATTATCTTTTTTAAGAATTATTGAAAAAGGAAGTCAAAAAATTCAATATATAATAGAAAAAACTAAAGAAAAAAAAGAAAAAATTATTGATGGAAAAACTATTTTTCAATTATATGATACTTATGGTTTTCCTATAAAATTATCTAAAATATTAGTTGAAAAAAATAATTTATCAATTGATGAAAAATTATTTCATAAAAAATTATTAGAACAAAAAAATAGATCTAAAAAAGAAAATAATATAATAATAAAAAAAGATTGGATAAAAGTACATAATCACCAATTTATTCATGATAATATAAATTTTATAGGATATAATATTATAAAATGTGATATTGTAATTATACAATATAGAAAAATAGAAAATAAATTAACAAAAAATCATTATTATGAATTAGTATTTTCAAAAACTCCTTTTTATCCTGAAGGAGGGGGGCAATTAGGAGATACTGGTATTATAAAAAGTAAAACTGATGAAGTTAATATTTTTGATACTAAAAAAGAAAATTCTATTATTATACATTACGCTTTAAAATTACCTTTAAATATTTATTCTTCTTTTCAAGCTATAGTTAATAAAAATAGAAGAGAAAAAATTGAAAAAAATCATACATCTACCCATTTATTACATTTTGCTTTAAAAAAAATATTAGGAAATCATATTCAACAAAAAGGTTCTTATATAGGAGATGAATATTTACGATTTGATTTTTCTCATTATCAAAAAATAACTATTGAAGAATTGAATAAAATAGAAAATATAGTTCAAGAACTCATATTTTCTGATATTTTTTTAAAAGAAAAAATATTTTCTTCTTTTCAAGAAGCTCAAAAAAATATTTTTTTTCATACAAATGAAACATTTGAAAATAAATATGAAAAAAAAGTACGAGTAATAACTTTTGATAAAAATTCTGAATTATGTATTGGAACACATGTAAAAAATACTGGAGTAATTCAAGTTTTTAAAATTATATCAGAATCTTCTATATCATATGGAATACGAAGAATTAAAGCTATTACTTCAAAAATAGCAATACAATATTTAAAATCAGTTCATGATCAATATCAATATTTAAAAAAATATACAAAATATCCTTTAAAAAGCTTCCTTCTTTTACAAGAATCTAATAAAAAATTAAAAAAAGAAATATCAGAAATACGTTTACAACAAATAAAAATAATAAAAAAAGAGTTTTTTTTAAAAAAAATTTCATTTTCTTCAATGAATTATATATGTGATATAGACCCAATTCAAGAAAAAAAATTAGATATAAATATTATTAAAAAAATAGTTTTAGATTTAAGACATGAAATACCTGATTTATTTATGATTATTGGATTTATAAAAGAAAAAAAACCAATTATTTTTATATCTATTTCAGATTCCATAATTCAAAAAAAAAATATTCATGCCCATAAAATAATAGATAAAATTGCATATTATATAAAAGGAAAATATTGGGGGAAATCTTTTTTTGCTACATCTATAGGAACTGAAAAAAATGGATTGAATTTGATTTTAAAAAATACAAAAAATATAAAAAATCAAATAAACTTTGATAGATATTTAAAATGTTTAAATTTGAAATTTAAAAAGTAAAAAATAGTATATGAGTGACTCTATAAGTGATAAATATTCTTTTTTAAATACCATACATTTTAAAAATTTAGAATTTTTATATAATAAGTATAAAAAAGATCCTAATTCAATAGAATTAAGTTGGAGTGCTTTTTTTAATGGATTTGATTTTGGAGAAAAAAACTATAAAACTTATGATAAATCAATAAATCAAGAAAATGATAAAACATTTATTAATTTAAATAAAGAGATTATTCATAAGGAATTTTTAGTATATAACTTAATTAATACTTATAGACAAAGAGGTCATTTTTTTACTAATACAAATCCTATACGAGAAAGAAGAAAACATTTTCCTTCTTTAGATTTAAAAAATTTTGGGCTATCTGATAAAGATCTTGATATGTCTTTTTACGCTGGTGAATTAATAGGAATTGGAAAAAGTTCATTAAAAAATATAATTTTTTATTTAAAAAATATTTATTGTAGATCTATAGGAATAGAATATATGTATATTTCTAATCCTCAAAAAATTCAATGGATTGAAAGATGGTTTCAAAAAAAAAAATTGCAATTTTCTGCAGAAGAAAAAAAATTTTTTTTAAAAAAATTAAATGAAGCAGTTTCATTTGAAAATTTTATTCATACAAAATTCGTAGGTCAAAAAAGGTTTTCTATAGAAGGAAATGAATCTTTATTACCTGGATTAGAAGAAATGATAGAATATACTTCTAGTAAATATTTATCAGAAGACTTTATAATAGGAATGTCACATAGAGGTCGTTTAAATATTCTTTCTAATTTTTTTCAAAAAAATTATTCTCAAATATTTAGTGAATTTCAAGAAAAAGAATATAAAGAAAAAACTTTTTCTGGTGATGTAAAATATCATCTTGGATTTTCTAAAATTAGAAAAACTCGTAAAGGACAATATATTCGACTACATTTAGTTCCTAACCCTTCACATTTAGAATCTGTAGATGCAATTGTAGAAGGAATTACACGTGCAAAAATAGATATAGTTTATAATAAAAATAGTAATTCAGAAAAAATTATTCCTATTTTAATTCATGGAGATGCCGCGTTATCAGGGCAAGGAATTGTATATGAAGTAATTCAATTATCTAAATTAAAAGGATATAAAACGGGAGGAACAATTCATATTGTACTTAATAATCAAATAGGCTTTACTACAAATTATACTGAAGGACGTTCTAGTATTTATTGTACTGATATAGCAAAAGTTCTTCTTTCTCCAGTATTACATGTTAATGCAGATGATGTCGAATCTGTTATAAAAGCAATTTATTTTGCTGTAGATTTTAGAATGAAATATCATGAAGATATTTTTATAGATTTACTTGGATATAGAAAATATGGACATAATGAAGGAGATGAACCTAGATTTACTCAACCATCTTTATATAAAGCTATTTCTAAACATACCAATTCTTATAATTTATATAAAAAAAAATTAGAAAAAAATGGAATCATTAATAATAATGATATAATAAATATGGAAAAAGAATATAAAAATATTCTAAATGTAGGATATAATGAAGCAAAAAATATAAAATGGAATGTTTTGAATTCTTTTTTAGAAGAAGAATGGAAAAATTTTCCTGTAGTATCTACTAATAAAGATATTTTTCAAATGGTAGATACTCGAATTTCAATGAAAAAAATTATAGATATATCTCATAAAATTTTTTCTCTCCCAAAAGATAAAAAATTTTTTAAAAAAACGGAATCTATTTTTAGAAATAGATTAAAAATGATTACTAATAAATTAGTAGATTGGAGTATGTCAGAATTACTTGCTTATGGAACACTTTTAGATGAAGGAATTCATATTCGTTTATCAGGAGAAGATGTAGCAAGAGGAACATTTTCTCAACGTCATGCTATTATTAAAACAGAAGAAGAAGAAGAAATTATTCTTTTAAATAATATACGTATAGGACAAGGAAAAATACAAATTTTTAATTCACCTCTTTCAGAATATGGAGTATTGGGTTTTGATTATGGATATGCTATGTATTCTCCTTATGTTTTAACCTTATGGGAAGCTCAATTTGGAGATTTTGGAAATGGAGGACAAATTATAATAGATCAATATATTTCATCAGGAGAAAATAAATGGAAAATTCGAAATGGAATAGTTTTATTACTCCCTCATGGATATGAAGGTCAAGGTCCAGAACATTCTTCTGCACGTATAGAACGATATTTACAACTTTGTGCTAAAAATAATTTATTTGTAGTTAATTGTACTACTCCAGCTAATTTTTATCATCTTTTAAGAAGACAAATGAAATTAAAATATCGTAAACCTCTTATAATTTTTACGCCAAAAAGTTTACTTAGAAATTCTAAATGCTTATCTACAATAGATAAACTTTCTGAAGGAAAGTTTCAAGAAATTATAGATGATCCTTATGTAAAAGATTTTAATAAAATAACTAAATTAATTTTTTGCTCTGGAAAAATATATTATGATTTATTAAATAAAAAAGAATCTTTAAAAAATAACAATACAGCATTAATTAGAATAGAACAAATTTACCCATTAAAAATAGAAAAAATTGAAAATTTACTTATTAAATATAAAAATAAAAAAATAATTTATTGGGTACAAGAAGAACCAGAAAATATGGGATTATGGAGTTTTATTTTAAGAAAATTGAAAAATATAATATCATTTAATTTAATTTCTCCATCTGAAAATTCTAGTCCATCTACAGGATCTTATATAGATTTTTTAAAAATTCAAAATGAAATATTAAAAAAAGCTTTTTTATGATAACAAAAGTAAAAGTCCCCTCTCCAGGAGAATCAATTACAGAAGTAGAAGTTTCCACATGGTTTGTAAAAGATGGAGACTATGTTAATAAAGGTCAAACAATAGCAGAAATAGATTCAGATAAAGCAACTTTAGAAGTTTCTGCAGAAGAAAATGGAATAATTACCTCAATGGTAAAAAAAGGAGAAAAAATACAAGTTGGAGATATATTATGCTTAATTGACACTTCTAAAAAATCTATAAAAATAGATACAAAAAAAATTTATAAGGATAAGGATAATAAAAATATTAAAATTCCTTCTCCATCTTCAAAAAAAATATTAAAAGAAAATAATATTCCTATAGAATCTATTAAAGGAACAGGAAAATATGGAAGAATTACAAAAGAAGATTGTATTGTTTTTCTTGATAAGAATCCTAATTTTAAGTCTATGAGTAGACATATTCCAATATATAGATCAAAAAAGATAACTGCTCTTTCTTCTTTAAGAAGAAAACTTTCTGAAAGATTAATATCTGTAAAAAATGAAACAGCTACACTTACAACCTTCAATGAAGTCGATATGCAAGAAGTTTTTTTTATAAGAAAAAAATATAAAAATATTTTTAAAGAAAAACATGGAGTTAATTTAGGATTAATGTCTTTTTTTACTATTTCTTGTATTAGAGCATTAAAAATGTATCCAGACGTTAATGCTATGATTAATGGAAAAGAAAAAATAAATTTTGAATATTATGATATTAGTATTGCAATATCTGGACCTAAAGGGTTAATGGTTCCTGTCATAAGAAATGCGGAACATTTATCATTTCGAGGTATAGAACAAGAAATTAATAATTTATCAATACGTGTTCAAAATGGAACAATTTCTATACAAGAAATGACAGGAGGTACTTTTACAATTACAAATGGAGGTATTTTTGGATCAATGTTATCTACTCCAATTATAAATCCACCACAAAGTGCTATATTAGGAATGCATAAAATTATGGAAAGACCTGTAGTAATTAACGGATCTATTGAAATACGTCCTATTATGTATTTAGCTTTATCTTATGATCATAGAATAATTGATGGTAGGGAATCTGTTGGTTTTTTAATGTCTATAAAAGAATCTATAGAAAATCCAATAAAATTTTTAATGGAAGGAAATGAAAAAAATATTCATAAAATTTTAGAATTATAATTAATATAACATATTACTATAGTACTTATTTTCTAGTATAAGGATTTGGTTTATTTTTATTTCCTATATTTATTTTTTTCATTTGTATTTTTATAATTTGAATTTGATCATGTAATAAACCAGAAATATCCATTTTTTTTGCTTCTAATAATAAAAGTTCTGCTCTTTTTTTATCTCCTTTTGATAAAGAAGCTATTGCTAAGTTTAATTTAGCAATGGCTATATTTTGTTTGAATTTTAATCCAAAAAATAAAGCTTTCTGCATATAATTTTCTGATTCAATAATATTTTTTTCTGAATATAAAATTCCATTTAAAAAATAATAATAAGCTATTTGATTTTTAGTCAGTTGTAATTCAGGATTTTTTATATATTCTAAATACTTTTTTAATCCATTCATATCTTTTTTTCTTATTTTTAAAAAAGCTAATAATAAAAATTCATTTCTAAATATAAAAAAAATAGGAATCAAACTTAAAAAAAATAAAATACTTCCCCAAAAGTAATTTTTTTGTAAAAATAAAAAAATGGATAGAAAAAAAATTATTAAAAATAATATGATTTTTGAATATTTACTCATAAAATTGAATTTTTTTATTAAATATGTTTTTTTTTAATCCAATTCATTAAATCTAAATAATTTACATTATTTAAAGTATGTCCAGAATCATATTCTTTATAAAATAAAGAAAGTATTTTCTTCTTTTTAAGAAATTTTAATCCTTCTTTTGTCCAATTTAAAGGAATTATTGTATCATATTTTCCATGAGATATAAAAAATTCTAAATCCGTATAATTAAATAAATTTATTTTTTCTGGTAAAAGACTTTTTTCTAAATATCCACTTAAAGAAATTACTTTTTTTATTTTATTAGGTTTTTTAAAAGCTATAGGATAGCTTAAAATAGCTCCTTGACTAAATCCACATAACCAAACGTGGTTTTCTTTTAATTTATATTCTGTAATAGCTTCATCTATAAAAAAAGATATTTTATCAATAGTTTTTTTAGCTTGTAAAATATTAATAAATTTTTTTTCATTTGAAAAATCAATATCATACCAAGAATATTTATCTATTCCAAGAGAATAAATTCCTTGAATACTAATTATAAAAAAATTTTCAGGAAGATCTTTTTGAAAAGAAAAAAGATCTCTTTCATTACTTCCATATCCGTGAATCATTAAAAAAAGAGTAGTATTATTTCCATTATTTGGTTTTTTTATAATATGTTTAATAGAAAGTTTATTTTTTAAAAGCATAAAATATTTTATTTTTTCATTTGATATACTTTTCCATTTTCTATTTTTAGTTTTTCATCAGCCATGTTTGCTAATTGCATATTGTGAGTAACAACTAAAAAAGTTTGTTTTAGTTCTTTTTTTAAAAAAAAAAAAATTATGTAATTTATCTGCATTTTTTTTATCTAAATTTCCAGAAGGTTCATCTGCAAAAATAATTTTAGGATCATTAATTAAAGCTCTTGCTACAGATAATCTTTGTTTTTGTCCTCCAGATAATTCTTCTGGTTTGGAGTTTTTATATTTAGAAAGATTTAATTTTTTTAATAAACTTTTCGCCTTTTGTTTTACATTATTTTTATTTTTTTCATTTATAAATCCGGGTAAACAAATATTTTCTAATGCAGTAAATTCAGGAAAAAGTTGAGGAGTTTGAAAAATAAAACCTATTGTTTGATTTCTTAAAGAAGAAAGTTCTTTATCTGAAAGATATAAAATTTCTTTTCCATTTATTTTTAAAATAGTTTTTATTTTTTTCTTTATAGTAGGTTTTTCTAAAGTTCCAATAATCTGCAAAAGAGTACTTTTTCCTGCTCCAGATTCACCTAATATACAAACCATTTTTCCTTCTCTTACAAAAAGATTTACTCCTTTAATTATTTCATCTTTTCCAAAAGATTTATAAATATTTTCAGCTTGAATCATTTTTTTGTAAATTATAATACTAATACTATTGTTTAGTATACTCTTTTATTTTATTTCTTTAATTTTAATTTAATATGATTATTATTATATCTTATAACTTATAATAAAATAAAATAAATAATAAAATAAATAAATATCAACAACTTCAAGTTAAAGAAACATTTCAAAAATAAACGAATTTTAATTTAAATTTACTTAAAATTATTTTCAATGAATTTACATGAATACCAAGGTAGAGAAATATTAAATTCTTTTGCAATTCAAGTTCCATATGGAATACTTGCTTCTTCTCCAGAAGAAGCTGTAAAATCAGCAAAAATCATTTTTCAAAAAACTAAAAAAAATTCTTTAATAATTAAAGCTCAAATACATGCAGGGGGACGTGGAAAATCTGGTGGTATTCAAATTGCAAAAAATTTAGATGAAGTTTATAAAAAATCAAAAAATATTTTAGGAAAATTTTTAGTAACTCCACAAACTTCGAAAAAAGGAAAATTAGTTAAAAAAATTTTATTATCTGAAGATATTTATTCTTATGAATTAAAT
The sequence above is a segment of the Blattabacterium cuenoti genome. Coding sequences within it:
- a CDS encoding 2-oxoglutarate dehydrogenase E1 component, which produces MSDSISDKYSFLNTIHFKNLEFLYNKYKKDPNSIELSWSAFFNGFDFGEKNYKTYDKSINQENDKTFINLNKEIIHKEFLVYNLINTYRQRGHFFTNTNPIRERRKHFPSLDLKNFGLSDKDLDMSFYAGELIGIGKSSLKNIIFYLKNIYCRSIGIEYMYISNPQKIQWIERWFQKKKLQFSAEEKKFFLKKLNEAVSFENFIHTKFVGQKRFSIEGNESLLPGLEEMIEYTSSKYLSEDFIIGMSHRGRLNILSNFFQKNYSQIFSEFQEKEYKEKTFSGDVKYHLGFSKIRKTRKGQYIRLHLVPNPSHLESVDAIVEGITRAKIDIVYNKNSNSEKIIPILIHGDAALSGQGIVYEVIQLSKLKGYKTGGTIHIVLNNQIGFTTNYTEGRSSIYCTDIAKVLLSPVLHVNADDVESVIKAIYFAVDFRMKYHEDIFIDLLGYRKYGHNEGDEPRFTQPSLYKAISKHTNSYNLYKKKLEKNGIINNNDIINMEKEYKNILNVGYNEAKNIKWNVLNSFLEEEWKNFPVVSTNKDIFQMVDTRISMKKIIDISHKIFSLPKDKKFFKKTESIFRNRLKMITNKLVDWSMSELLAYGTLLDEGIHIRLSGEDVARGTFSQRHAIIKTEEEEEIILLNNIRIGQGKIQIFNSPLSEYGVLGFDYGYAMYSPYVLTLWEAQFGDFGNGGQIIIDQYISSGENKWKIRNGIVLLLPHGYEGQGPEHSSARIERYLQLCAKNNLFVVNCTTPANFYHLLRRQMKLKYRKPLIIFTPKSLLRNSKCLSTIDKLSEGKFQEIIDDPYVKDFNKITKLIFCSGKIYYDLLNKKESLKNNNTALIRIEQIYPLKIEKIENLLIKYKNKKIIYWVQEEPENMGLWSFILRKLKNIISFNLISPSENSSPSTGSYIDFLKIQNEILKKAFL
- the alaS gene encoding alanine--tRNA ligase, whose protein sequence is MKYQSVKDTFLNFFQKKKHKIIPSFPIYSKNDPTLFFINAGMNPFKDYFLGHVKPNHSRIVNIQKCLRVTGKHNDLENVGYDNYHHTMFEMLGNWSFGDYSRKEAIEWAWELLITVYNIPKKNIYISIFTGDEKEGLSMDNETFQYWKNFVNKDNILFFGKKENFWEMGLTGPCGPCSEIHIDLRNEKEKKILHGKYLINKKHPKVIEIWNLVFIEYLRKSDGKLEKLPIKHIDTGMGLERLCTVLQGKFSSYETDIFYPIIQNIKESLGKIYKKDFHQKVSIHIIADHLRSIVFSISDGVLPSNNGSGYIIRKILRRTVIYVNRFFYKKEPFIYQFVDSLVKRMKNSFPELEKKKEYIKNVIQEEELSFLRIIEKGSQKIQYIIEKTKEKKEKIIDGKTIFQLYDTYGFPIKLSKILVEKNNLSIDEKLFHKKLLEQKNRSKKENNIIIKKDWIKVHNHQFIHDNINFIGYNIIKCDIVIIQYRKIENKLTKNHYYELVFSKTPFYPEGGGQLGDTGIIKSKTDEVNIFDTKKENSIIIHYALKLPLNIYSSFQAIVNKNRREKIEKNHTSTHLLHFALKKILGNHIQQKGSYIGDEYLRFDFSHYQKITIEELNKIENIVQELIFSDIFLKEKIFSSFQEAQKNIFFHTNETFENKYEKKVRVITFDKNSELCIGTHVKNTGVIQVFKIISESSISYGIRRIKAITSKIAIQYLKSVHDQYQYLKKYTKYPLKSFLLLQESNKKLKKEISEIRLQQIKIIKKEFFLKKISFSSMNYICDIDPIQEKKLDINIIKKIVLDLRHEIPDLFMIIGFIKEKKPIIFISISDSIIQKKNIHAHKIIDKIAYYIKGKYWGKSFFATSIGTEKNGLNLILKNTKNIKNQINFDRYLKCLNLKFKK